One region of Astyanax mexicanus isolate ESR-SI-001 chromosome 15, AstMex3_surface, whole genome shotgun sequence genomic DNA includes:
- the myocd gene encoding myocardin isoform X9, producing MNAVKSAEQRPELIHGCRNTGNPNGQAGSRPTPNTHRKNVLQLRLQQRRTREQLADQGIMPPLKSPAAFHEQRKSLERSKTGDYLKHKIRSRPEKSELVNMRILQDSASDGSAQDPQTKLKRARLADDLNEKIALRPGPLELVEKNIIPVDSTVKEAALKVNHGKFPKQEDSYAFEEDSSSESLSPEQPLSDESQSSAGPLAEPKSSVPSPSLTSPVQGPQTRETPIQNPDESAHNQAAPPIPVPAIIKQSKTSDKNRHKKPKDIKPKVKKLKYHQYIPPDQKAEKSPPPMDSAYARLLQQQQLFLQLQILSQQKHQQQTHHQHQHQPPCPQNQSFSYQPLHQHPPNKQTNEQQHTPCSSSGGTSTASSSSSSPVKNTYCSQSSVTPVRPGPLPANLDDLKVSELRQQLRIRGLPVSGTKTALIERLRPYKDPSSSSPSSSGDITTVTFPVTPTGSLSSYQSPSSSSAMSHVGGYYPFCSTSSTPPISPASSELSVSGSLPDSFSDVTMSSPQFGLQPSPAQLSADESQNLAAGLSGGCLHGDAPPGLEAEKDKMLVEKQKVIEELTWKLHQEQRQVEELRMQLHKRKHSHGLQDPQGGPRLPPQHQLHLQSPGLMQQQHFFGGVSIKQEHVTSSCPMSSKSLKTGSPNSCMEGVGHCGMSGGLRNLDVPSSRSPSGLTAYLSPQCSPQDSPVTKNSSSPQPSSLPPSPSHQYLLTPPLSRDTCSHPLPHSGARPHPMQLQQKNVAQSVSCSYAPDQRSMQPVYPSNAENNLNPRGSSKAKSTNMQHKQMARSQQMDELLDVLIESGVSPSSAGQTPIPKFHRHYSHMSPSQMPYDHAAGHGDYHLEVLLSNPMSRLTDIIQLKMGTEEGQLEEVSEGFPVHHHHSDKLLNNRDMMDTPLSPMATKVSPVPVDGQGLGMTFTESPWETMEWLDLTPPSSATAFNSSMPPPGPSIFNTEFLDVTDINLNSAMDLHLDHW from the exons CCCTGAAGAGTCCAGCTGCATTCCACGAGCAGAGGAAAAGTCTCGAACGATCCAAG ACTGGAGATTATTTAAAGCATAAAATCAGAAGTAGACCTGAGAAGTCGGAGCTGGTCAACATGCGTATTCTACAAG ACTCGGCCAGCGACGGCTCTGCTCAAGACCCGCAGACCAAACTGAAGCGCGCCAGACTCGCTGATGACCTTAACGAGAAAATCGCCCTGAGACCAGGCCCTCTGGAGCTGGTCGAGAAGAACATCATTCCTGTCGATTCCACTGTTAAAGAGGCTGCTCTGAAAG TGAATCATGGGAAGTTCCCCAAGCAGGAGGACTCGTACGCGTTTGAGGAGGACAGCAGCAGTGAGAGTTTGTCTCCGGAGCAGCCCCTCAGTGACGAGTCCCAGAGCTCAGCCGGACCCTTAGCAGAACCCAAGAGCAGCGTCCCCTCCCCCTCACTGACCAGCCCAGTGCAG GGTCCACAGACCAGAGAAACTCCAATTCAAAACCCAGATGAAAGTGCTCACAACCAGGCAGCTCCACCCATACCAGTCCCTGCTATAATCAAG CAGTCCAAAACATCAGACAAGAACCGTCACAAGAAGCCTAAAGACATCAAGCCCAAAGTGAAAAAGCTGAAGTACCACCAGTACATCCCGCCAGACCAGAAGGCGGAGAAGTCTCCTCCTCCAATGGACTCGGCCTACGCTCGgctcctgcagcagcagcagcttttccTCCAGCTGCAGATCCTCAGCcagcagaaacaccagcagcagacccaccaccagcaccagcaccagcccCCATGCCCACAGAATCAGAGCTTCAGCTACCAGCCTCTGCACCAGCATCCACCAAACAA GCAAACAAATGAACAGCAGCACACACCATGCAGTTCCAGTGGTGGCACAAGCACCGCCAGCAGCAGCTCCTCATCTCCTGTGAAGAACACTTACTGCAGCCAGTCCAGCGTCACTCCAGTCAGACCAGGGCCTCTACCGGCCAACCTGGATGACCTCAAA GTGTCTGAGCTCAGGCAGCAACTGCGGATACGTGGTCTCCCGGTGTCTGGCACCAAGACGGCCCTCATAGAAAGACTGAGGCCCTATAAAGACCCTAGCTCCAGCTCCCCCTCCAGCTCTGGAGACATCACTACCGTAACTTTCCCGGTAACGCCAACAGGTTCTCTCTCTTCCTACCAGTCTCCCAGCTCTTCTAGTGCCATGTCTCATGTGGGTGGCTACTACCCTTTCTGTAGCACCAGCTCCACCCCGCCCATCTCTCCTGCCTCCTCAGAGCTGTCTGTCAGCGGCTCCTTGCCCGACAGCTTCAGTGACGTCACCATGTCCTCTCCTCAGTTTGGTCTTCAGCCATCTCCAGCTCAGCTGAGTGCCGACGAGAGCCAGAATCTGGCTGCTGGCCTCTCTGGAGGATGCCTGCATGGAGACGCTCCACCAGGCCTCGAGGCTGAGAAGGACAAGATGCTGGTGGAGAAGCAGAAGGTGATCGAGGAGTTGACGTGGAAACTGCACCAGGAGCAGAGGCAGGTGGAGGAGCTGAGGATGCAGCTGCACAAGAGAAAACACAGCCATGGACTGCAGGATCCTCAGGGTGGGCCCCGGCTTCCGCCACAGCACCAGCTGCACCTCCAGTCCCCAGGCCTGATGCAGCAGCAGCACTTCTTTGGAGGCGTGTCCATCAAACAGGAACATGTGACCTCCAGCTGTCCAATGTCTTCAAAGTCACTTAAGACTGGGTCCCCCAACAGCTGCATGGAGGGCGTGGGTCACTGTGGAATGAGTGGTGGGCTCCGGAATTTGGACGTGCCTTCCTCTAGGAGCCCCTCCGGTCTGACGGCCTACCTGAGCCCACAGTGCTCGCCTCAAGACTCACCAGTCACCAAGAATTCCAGCAGCCCACAGCCCAGCAGCCTGCCCCCTTCACCCAGCCATCAGTACCTCCTCACACCTCCTCTGAGCAGAGACACCTGCTCACACCCTCTGCCTCACAGTGGGGCCAGGCCACATCCCATGCAG ctccagCAGAAGAATGTTGCTCAGTCTGTGAGCTGTTCCTACGCACCTGATCAAAGAAGCATGCAGCCAGTGTATCCAAGCAATGCTGAGAACAACCTGAACCCCAGAGGGTCTTCTAAGGCCAAGAGCACAAACATGCAGCACAAG CAGATGGCCAGAAGCCAGCAGATGGACGAACTTCTTGACGTCCTTATTGAAAGTGGAG TTTCACCCAGCAGCGCCGGCCAGACGCCCATCCCCAAGTTCCACAGACACTACAGCCACATGTCGCCCTCCCAGATGCCATATGACCACGCTGCAGGTCATGGAGACTACCATCTGGAGGTGCTATTGAGCAACCCCATGAGCCGGCTGACTGACATCATCCAGCTGAAGATGGGCACAGAGGAGGGCCAACTGGAGGAGGTGAGCGAGGGCTTCCCGGTGCATCACCACCACAGTGACAAGTTGCTAAACAACCGCGACATGATGGACACGCCTTTGTCCCCCATGGCCACCAAAGTATCGCCGGTGCCTGTCGACGGCCAAGGGCTCGGGATGACATTCACAGAGTCGCCATGGGAGACCATGGAGTGGCTTGACTTGACCCCACCCAGCTCAGCCACAGCGTTCAATAGCAGTATGCCTCCTCCCGGGCCCAGCATTTTCAACACGGAATTCCTGGATGTCACGGACATCAACTTGAACTCTGCCATGGATCTGCACCTTGATCACTGGTGA
- the myocd gene encoding myocardin isoform X6: protein MNAVKSAEQRPELIHGCRNTGNPNGQAGSRPTPNTHRKNVLQLRLQQRRTREQLADQGIMPPLKSPAAFHEQRKSLERSKTGDYLKHKIRSRPEKSELVNMRILQDSASDGSAQDPQTKLKRARLADDLNEKIALRPGPLELVEKNIIPVDSTVKEAALKVNHGKFPKQEDSYAFEEDSSSESLSPEQPLSDESQSSAGPLAEPKSSVPSPSLTSPVQGPQTRETPIQNPDESAHNQAAPPIPVPAIIKQSKTSDKNRHKKPKDIKPKVKKLKYHQYIPPDQKAEKSPPPMDSAYARLLQQQQLFLQLQILSQQKHQQQTHHQHQHQPPCPQNQSFSYQPLHQHPPNKQTNEQQHTPCSSSGGTSTASSSSSSPVKNTYCSQSSVTPVRPGPLPANLDDLKVSELRQQLRIRGLPVSGTKTALIERLRPYKDPSSSSPSSSGDITTVTFPVTPTGSLSSYQSPSSSSAMSHVGGYYPFCSTSSTPPISPASSELSVSGSLPDSFSDVTMSSPQFGLQPSPAQLSADESQNLAAGLSGGCLHGDAPPGLEAEKDKMLVEKQKVIEELTWKLHQEQRQVEELRMQLHKRKHSHGLQDPQGGPRLPPQHQLHLQSPGLMQQQHFFGGVSIKQEHVTSSCPMSSKSLKTGSPNSCMEGVGHCGMSGGLRNLDVPSSRSPSGLTAYLSPQCSPQDSPVTKNSSSPQPSSLPPSPSHQYLLTPPLSRDTCSHPLPHSGARPHPMQLQQKNVAQSVSCSYAPDQRSMQPVYPSNAENNLNPRGSSKAKSTNMQHKQMARSQQMDELLDVLIESGEMPANAKEERSPVTKVVPHLTVSPSSAGQTPIPKFHRHYSHMSPSQMPYDHAAGHGDYHLEVLLSNPMSRLTDIIQLKMGTEEGQLEEVSEGFPVHHHHSDKLLNNRDMMDTPLSPMATKVSPVPVDGQGLGMTFTESPWETMEWLDLTPPSSATAFNSSMPPPGPSIFNTEFLDVTDINLNSAMDLHLDHW from the exons CCCTGAAGAGTCCAGCTGCATTCCACGAGCAGAGGAAAAGTCTCGAACGATCCAAG ACTGGAGATTATTTAAAGCATAAAATCAGAAGTAGACCTGAGAAGTCGGAGCTGGTCAACATGCGTATTCTACAAG ACTCGGCCAGCGACGGCTCTGCTCAAGACCCGCAGACCAAACTGAAGCGCGCCAGACTCGCTGATGACCTTAACGAGAAAATCGCCCTGAGACCAGGCCCTCTGGAGCTGGTCGAGAAGAACATCATTCCTGTCGATTCCACTGTTAAAGAGGCTGCTCTGAAAG TGAATCATGGGAAGTTCCCCAAGCAGGAGGACTCGTACGCGTTTGAGGAGGACAGCAGCAGTGAGAGTTTGTCTCCGGAGCAGCCCCTCAGTGACGAGTCCCAGAGCTCAGCCGGACCCTTAGCAGAACCCAAGAGCAGCGTCCCCTCCCCCTCACTGACCAGCCCAGTGCAG GGTCCACAGACCAGAGAAACTCCAATTCAAAACCCAGATGAAAGTGCTCACAACCAGGCAGCTCCACCCATACCAGTCCCTGCTATAATCAAG CAGTCCAAAACATCAGACAAGAACCGTCACAAGAAGCCTAAAGACATCAAGCCCAAAGTGAAAAAGCTGAAGTACCACCAGTACATCCCGCCAGACCAGAAGGCGGAGAAGTCTCCTCCTCCAATGGACTCGGCCTACGCTCGgctcctgcagcagcagcagcttttccTCCAGCTGCAGATCCTCAGCcagcagaaacaccagcagcagacccaccaccagcaccagcaccagcccCCATGCCCACAGAATCAGAGCTTCAGCTACCAGCCTCTGCACCAGCATCCACCAAACAA GCAAACAAATGAACAGCAGCACACACCATGCAGTTCCAGTGGTGGCACAAGCACCGCCAGCAGCAGCTCCTCATCTCCTGTGAAGAACACTTACTGCAGCCAGTCCAGCGTCACTCCAGTCAGACCAGGGCCTCTACCGGCCAACCTGGATGACCTCAAA GTGTCTGAGCTCAGGCAGCAACTGCGGATACGTGGTCTCCCGGTGTCTGGCACCAAGACGGCCCTCATAGAAAGACTGAGGCCCTATAAAGACCCTAGCTCCAGCTCCCCCTCCAGCTCTGGAGACATCACTACCGTAACTTTCCCGGTAACGCCAACAGGTTCTCTCTCTTCCTACCAGTCTCCCAGCTCTTCTAGTGCCATGTCTCATGTGGGTGGCTACTACCCTTTCTGTAGCACCAGCTCCACCCCGCCCATCTCTCCTGCCTCCTCAGAGCTGTCTGTCAGCGGCTCCTTGCCCGACAGCTTCAGTGACGTCACCATGTCCTCTCCTCAGTTTGGTCTTCAGCCATCTCCAGCTCAGCTGAGTGCCGACGAGAGCCAGAATCTGGCTGCTGGCCTCTCTGGAGGATGCCTGCATGGAGACGCTCCACCAGGCCTCGAGGCTGAGAAGGACAAGATGCTGGTGGAGAAGCAGAAGGTGATCGAGGAGTTGACGTGGAAACTGCACCAGGAGCAGAGGCAGGTGGAGGAGCTGAGGATGCAGCTGCACAAGAGAAAACACAGCCATGGACTGCAGGATCCTCAGGGTGGGCCCCGGCTTCCGCCACAGCACCAGCTGCACCTCCAGTCCCCAGGCCTGATGCAGCAGCAGCACTTCTTTGGAGGCGTGTCCATCAAACAGGAACATGTGACCTCCAGCTGTCCAATGTCTTCAAAGTCACTTAAGACTGGGTCCCCCAACAGCTGCATGGAGGGCGTGGGTCACTGTGGAATGAGTGGTGGGCTCCGGAATTTGGACGTGCCTTCCTCTAGGAGCCCCTCCGGTCTGACGGCCTACCTGAGCCCACAGTGCTCGCCTCAAGACTCACCAGTCACCAAGAATTCCAGCAGCCCACAGCCCAGCAGCCTGCCCCCTTCACCCAGCCATCAGTACCTCCTCACACCTCCTCTGAGCAGAGACACCTGCTCACACCCTCTGCCTCACAGTGGGGCCAGGCCACATCCCATGCAG ctccagCAGAAGAATGTTGCTCAGTCTGTGAGCTGTTCCTACGCACCTGATCAAAGAAGCATGCAGCCAGTGTATCCAAGCAATGCTGAGAACAACCTGAACCCCAGAGGGTCTTCTAAGGCCAAGAGCACAAACATGCAGCACAAG CAGATGGCCAGAAGCCAGCAGATGGACGAACTTCTTGACGTCCTTATTGAAAGTGGAG AAATGCCAGCTAACGCCAAAGAAGAGCGGTCCCCTGTAACCAAAGTTGTGCCTCACCTTACAGTTTCACCCAGCAGCGCCGGCCAGACGCCCATCCCCAAGTTCCACAGACACTACAGCCACATGTCGCCCTCCCAGATGCCATATGACCACGCTGCAGGTCATGGAGACTACCATCTGGAGGTGCTATTGAGCAACCCCATGAGCCGGCTGACTGACATCATCCAGCTGAAGATGGGCACAGAGGAGGGCCAACTGGAGGAGGTGAGCGAGGGCTTCCCGGTGCATCACCACCACAGTGACAAGTTGCTAAACAACCGCGACATGATGGACACGCCTTTGTCCCCCATGGCCACCAAAGTATCGCCGGTGCCTGTCGACGGCCAAGGGCTCGGGATGACATTCACAGAGTCGCCATGGGAGACCATGGAGTGGCTTGACTTGACCCCACCCAGCTCAGCCACAGCGTTCAATAGCAGTATGCCTCCTCCCGGGCCCAGCATTTTCAACACGGAATTCCTGGATGTCACGGACATCAACTTGAACTCTGCCATGGATCTGCACCTTGATCACTGGTGA
- the myocd gene encoding myocardin isoform X11 — translation MNAVKSAEQRPELIHGCRNTGNPNGQAGSRPTPNTHRKNVLQLRLQQRRTREQLADQGIMPPLKSPAAFHEQRKSLERSKTGDYLKHKIRSRPEKSELVNMRILQDSASDGSAQDPQTKLKRARLADDLNEKIALRPGPLELVEKNIIPVDSTVKEAALKVNHGKFPKQEDSYAFEEDSSSESLSPEQPLSDESQSSAGPLAEPKSSVPSPSLTSPVQGPQTRETPIQNPDESAHNQAAPPIPVPAIIKQSKTSDKNRHKKPKDIKPKVKKLKYHQYIPPDQKAEKSPPPMDSAYARLLQQQQLFLQLQILSQQKHQQQTHHQHQHQPPCPQNQSFSYQPLHQHPPNKQTNEQQHTPCSSSGGTSTASSSSSSPVKNTYCSQSSVTPVRPGPLPANLDDLKVSELRQQLRIRGLPVSGTKTALIERLRPYKDPSSSSPSSSGDITTVTFPVTPTGSLSSYQSPSSSSAMSHVGGYYPFCSTSSTPPISPASSELSVSGSLPDSFSDVTMSSPQFGLQPSPAQLSADESQNLAAGLSGGCLHGDAPPGLEAEKDKMLVEKQKVIEELTWKLHQEQRQVEELRMQLHKRKHSHGLQDPQGGPRLPPQHQLHLQSPGLMQQQHFFGGVSIKQEHVTSSCPMSSKSLKTGSPNSCMEGVGHCGMSGGLRNLDVPSSRSPSGLTAYLSPQCSPQDSPVTKNSSSPQPSSLPPSPSHQYLLTPPLSRDTCSHPLPHSGARPHPMQLQQKNVAQSVSCSYAPDQRSMQPVYPSNAENNLNPRGSSKAKSTNMQHKQMARSQQMDELLDVLIESGGNGVVHYAHTTRTSPQAS, via the exons CCCTGAAGAGTCCAGCTGCATTCCACGAGCAGAGGAAAAGTCTCGAACGATCCAAG ACTGGAGATTATTTAAAGCATAAAATCAGAAGTAGACCTGAGAAGTCGGAGCTGGTCAACATGCGTATTCTACAAG ACTCGGCCAGCGACGGCTCTGCTCAAGACCCGCAGACCAAACTGAAGCGCGCCAGACTCGCTGATGACCTTAACGAGAAAATCGCCCTGAGACCAGGCCCTCTGGAGCTGGTCGAGAAGAACATCATTCCTGTCGATTCCACTGTTAAAGAGGCTGCTCTGAAAG TGAATCATGGGAAGTTCCCCAAGCAGGAGGACTCGTACGCGTTTGAGGAGGACAGCAGCAGTGAGAGTTTGTCTCCGGAGCAGCCCCTCAGTGACGAGTCCCAGAGCTCAGCCGGACCCTTAGCAGAACCCAAGAGCAGCGTCCCCTCCCCCTCACTGACCAGCCCAGTGCAG GGTCCACAGACCAGAGAAACTCCAATTCAAAACCCAGATGAAAGTGCTCACAACCAGGCAGCTCCACCCATACCAGTCCCTGCTATAATCAAG CAGTCCAAAACATCAGACAAGAACCGTCACAAGAAGCCTAAAGACATCAAGCCCAAAGTGAAAAAGCTGAAGTACCACCAGTACATCCCGCCAGACCAGAAGGCGGAGAAGTCTCCTCCTCCAATGGACTCGGCCTACGCTCGgctcctgcagcagcagcagcttttccTCCAGCTGCAGATCCTCAGCcagcagaaacaccagcagcagacccaccaccagcaccagcaccagcccCCATGCCCACAGAATCAGAGCTTCAGCTACCAGCCTCTGCACCAGCATCCACCAAACAA GCAAACAAATGAACAGCAGCACACACCATGCAGTTCCAGTGGTGGCACAAGCACCGCCAGCAGCAGCTCCTCATCTCCTGTGAAGAACACTTACTGCAGCCAGTCCAGCGTCACTCCAGTCAGACCAGGGCCTCTACCGGCCAACCTGGATGACCTCAAA GTGTCTGAGCTCAGGCAGCAACTGCGGATACGTGGTCTCCCGGTGTCTGGCACCAAGACGGCCCTCATAGAAAGACTGAGGCCCTATAAAGACCCTAGCTCCAGCTCCCCCTCCAGCTCTGGAGACATCACTACCGTAACTTTCCCGGTAACGCCAACAGGTTCTCTCTCTTCCTACCAGTCTCCCAGCTCTTCTAGTGCCATGTCTCATGTGGGTGGCTACTACCCTTTCTGTAGCACCAGCTCCACCCCGCCCATCTCTCCTGCCTCCTCAGAGCTGTCTGTCAGCGGCTCCTTGCCCGACAGCTTCAGTGACGTCACCATGTCCTCTCCTCAGTTTGGTCTTCAGCCATCTCCAGCTCAGCTGAGTGCCGACGAGAGCCAGAATCTGGCTGCTGGCCTCTCTGGAGGATGCCTGCATGGAGACGCTCCACCAGGCCTCGAGGCTGAGAAGGACAAGATGCTGGTGGAGAAGCAGAAGGTGATCGAGGAGTTGACGTGGAAACTGCACCAGGAGCAGAGGCAGGTGGAGGAGCTGAGGATGCAGCTGCACAAGAGAAAACACAGCCATGGACTGCAGGATCCTCAGGGTGGGCCCCGGCTTCCGCCACAGCACCAGCTGCACCTCCAGTCCCCAGGCCTGATGCAGCAGCAGCACTTCTTTGGAGGCGTGTCCATCAAACAGGAACATGTGACCTCCAGCTGTCCAATGTCTTCAAAGTCACTTAAGACTGGGTCCCCCAACAGCTGCATGGAGGGCGTGGGTCACTGTGGAATGAGTGGTGGGCTCCGGAATTTGGACGTGCCTTCCTCTAGGAGCCCCTCCGGTCTGACGGCCTACCTGAGCCCACAGTGCTCGCCTCAAGACTCACCAGTCACCAAGAATTCCAGCAGCCCACAGCCCAGCAGCCTGCCCCCTTCACCCAGCCATCAGTACCTCCTCACACCTCCTCTGAGCAGAGACACCTGCTCACACCCTCTGCCTCACAGTGGGGCCAGGCCACATCCCATGCAG ctccagCAGAAGAATGTTGCTCAGTCTGTGAGCTGTTCCTACGCACCTGATCAAAGAAGCATGCAGCCAGTGTATCCAAGCAATGCTGAGAACAACCTGAACCCCAGAGGGTCTTCTAAGGCCAAGAGCACAAACATGCAGCACAAG CAGATGGCCAGAAGCCAGCAGATGGACGAACTTCTTGACGTCCTTATTGAAAGTGGAG GAAATGGAGTTGTACACTATGCACACACAACCAGAACAAGCCCACAAGCCTCGTAG